The Salvelinus sp. IW2-2015 linkage group LG15, ASM291031v2, whole genome shotgun sequence genome includes a region encoding these proteins:
- the LOC111974775 gene encoding vasotocin-neurophysin VT 2 encodes MPHSTLLLCVIGLLAFSSACYIQNCPRGGKRALQDTGTRQCMTCGPGDQGRCFGPSICCGEGLGCWMGSSETARCFEENYLPTPCQTGGRPCGSDSGHCAAPGVCCDSESCVLDQDCLGESRYHSPADHSAGATSDSPEELLLRLLHFATRGQSEY; translated from the exons ATGCCACATTCCACGCTTCTACTGTGCGTCATCGGACTCCTAGCGTTCTCCTCTGCGTGCTACATCCAGAACTGTCCCAGAGGCGGGAAGCGCGCGTTACAGGACACCGGCACCAGACAG TGCATGACATGTGGACCAGGGGACCAGGGCCGCTGCTTTGGCCCCAGTATCTGCTGTGGGGAGGGGCTGGGCTGCTGGATGGGCTCCTCAGAGACAGCACGCTGCTTTGAGGAGAATTACCTGCCCACCCCCTGCCAGACAGGAGGGAGACCTTGTGGATCTGATTCAGGGCACTGCGCTGCACCAGGAGTTTGCTGTGACTCAG AGAGCTGTGTTCTAGATCAAGACTGTTTGGGGGAGAGTCGGTACCACTCTCCTGCGGATCACAGCGCTGGAGCCACAAGTGACTCACCGGAGGAACTGCTGCTGCGCCTGCTACACTTTGCCACCAGGGGGCAAAGTGAATACTAA
- the LOC111974726 gene encoding RING finger protein 37: MQKWSLQRKAQVIVSSYISDSSCELFYKNISRKHASVKTMVVNLCLPHFKTTIQCDKLCADGYDVTNLLSADPAVRRRGFKLEYFLRPPVQVTLQFGFQVEVCRVDVELWPWGMDRGQACKRLEISTSSDPPLPHNHSLEQGQSQVQQGQEKGQQWDQAKAQFKGHQWSLQAQQWSQQGQEKSQQWAQRGQTQSHIDTSQGDFRLVGRCELREETHVSFSHPCFRPRPPFPSLPPPPREGCRQEELWSRGPLSLGSVKQLRVSVPYGAGASAMGLKALAVWGLPSRCCPPEEAERVRIAHENATLRPAPQLSHLASAQPSPVVQPQPLSQTTTATSLLQVPEDFLDPLTQEVMLLPMLLPSGVSVDSSTLEEYQRREATWGRVPNDPFTGVPFIPEAQALPNPHLKSRIDRFLLQTGLEVREGMVGRQVQGESPHTSRLIPPQRTGDSGDSAVTTAAAAIESANHQGALSRNSGTLTQTTQKRAESVNTERSHSTQHRGTGAFNNRVKNGNGKDRCAGKVGCKEGVVDRVSPQDGGPDLGSRRKRELEVWATLIRSKGKGEPPAAKAASASAGHAKELLPDSKRLRTDTNSTISTATVPSGSSHEHCSSASLDHEQRLSASLDQALLSALQGRPSFTSYTSQTPQVQHKHTDTPADTPTAFPISLLPPLLSPLPFLSLPGENRCGSCSCSLSVYSTSPSAYRLPCGHFLCRPCLHRKSRPLVTTAMPNHILCPTCNIPASSSNITRVHH, from the exons ATGCAAAAGTGGTCCCTCCAGAGAAAAGCTCAAGTGATTGTATCTTCATATATTTCAGACAGTTCGTGTGAGCTCTTCTACAAGAACATTAGCAGGAAGCACG caaGTGTGAAGACCATGGTGGTGAATCTCTGCCTGCCACATTTCAAGACCACCATCCAGTGTGACAAG CTGTGTGCAGATGGGTATGACGTCACCAACCTCCTATCGGCTGACCCAGCAGTCCGGAGGCGGGGTTTTAAGCTGGAGTACTTCCTTCGGCCACCCGTTCAG GTGACACTGCAGTTTGGTTTCCAGGTGGAAGTGTGTCGGGTGGATGTGGAGCTGTGGCCCTGGGGGATGGACCGTGGACAGGCCTGCAAGAGGCTGGAGATCAGCACCAGCTCTGATCCCCCACTCCCTCACAACCACAGCCTAGAGCAGGGCCAAAGTCAGGTCCAACAAGGCCAAGAGAAGGGCCAGCAATGGGACCAAGCCAAGGCCCAATTCAAAGGCCACCAATGGAGCCTCCAGGCCCAACAATGGAGCCAACAAGGCCAGGAGAAGAGCCAGCAATGGGCCCAACGTGGCCAAACTCAGAGTCACATAGACACCAGCCAGGGGGATTTCCGTCTAGTGGGACGCTGTGAACTAAGAGAAGAGACCCATGTCAGTTTCTCCCATCCCTGTTTCCGCCCGcgccctcccttcccctccctgccACCGCCCCCCCGAGAGGGGTGTAGACAAGAGGAGCTGTGGAGCAGGGGGCCGCTCTCACTAGGCTCTGTGAAGCAGCTCCGTGTGTCAGTGCCGTACGGTGCGGGTGCCTCCGCGATGGGGCTCAAGGCACTGGCAGTGTGGGGGCTACCTTCTCGCTGCTGTCCTCCAGAGGAGGCGGAGAGGGTGAGAATAGCACATGAGAATGCTACCCTGAGACCAGCGCCACAGCTTAGCCACTTGGCATCAGCGCAGCCTTCACCTGTCGTTCAACCACAGCCACTGTCACAGACGACAACAGCAACTAG CCTCCTGCAGGTCCCTGAGGATTTCCTGGACCCCCTGACCCAGGAAGTGATGCTGCTCCCTATGCTGCTGCCCAGCGGAGTGTCTGTGGACAGCTCCACTCTGGAAGAGTACCAGAGGAGGGAGGCTACCTGGGGTCGTGTCCCCAACGACCCCTTCACCGGTGTACCCTTCATCCCTGAGGCACAGGCCCTCCCCAACCCCCACCTGAAGAGCCGCATCGACCGCTTCCTGCTTCagacagggttagaggtcagggaggGGATGGTGGGGAGGCAGGTCCAGGGGGAGAGTCCGCACACCTCCAGGCTCATACCCCCACAGAGGACTGGGGACAGTGGGGACTCTGCTgtcactactgctgctgctgctatagAGTCAGCCAACCACCAGGGTGCACTTAGCAGGAACAGTGGGACTCTCACACAGACTACCCAAAAACGTGCAGAAAGTGTAAATACTGAGAGGAGCCACTCTACACAGCACAGGGGAACCGGAGCTTTTAACAACAGGGTGAAGAATGGGAATGGGAAGGACCGGTGTGCTGGTAAAGTTGGTTGTAAAGAAGGGGTAGTGGATAGAGTGAGTCCCCAGGATGGAGGGCCAGATTTGGggagtaggaggaagagagagctggAGGTTTGGGCCACTCTGATCCGCTCTAAGGGAAAGGGTGAGCCCCCCGCGGCCAAAGCAGCCTCTGCTAGTGCTGGTCACGCCAAGGAGCTACTTCCTGACTCGAAAAGACTAAGAACAGACACAAACTCCACTATCTCCACAG CCACCGTTCCCAGCGGTAGCTCCCATGAGCATTGCTCGTCTGCCAGTCTAGACCATGAGCAGCGTTTGTCTGCCAGTCTAGACCAGGCCCTTCTCTCAGCCCTGCAGGGCCGACCCTCCTTTACCTCCTACACCTCCCAAACCCCCCAggtccaacacaaacacacagacacacccgctGACACCCCAACAG CTTTTCCtatttctctccttcccccccttctctctccccttccctttctctctctcccaggtgagAACAGGTGTGGTTCGTGTTCCTGCTCTCTGTCCGTCTACTCGACCTCTCCGTCAGCATACCGCCTGCCCTGTGGTCACTTCCTGTGCCGCCCCTGCCTACACAGGAAGTCCCGCCCACTTGTCACCACAGCAATGCCCAATCACATCCTATGTCCCACCTGCAATATCCCTGCCTCTTCCAGTAACATAACGCGCGTGCATCACTGA
- the LOC111974816 gene encoding C-C motif chemokine 28: MGFTCSLTPAVTMDLRVMVMLLFLCALAVTTTEGGIPKCCVTTSMYIPTNVLRKVERAEMQRSNGACEINALVLHVKGKKLCAHPKVKRKLKRMQRKKGGKQKKH; the protein is encoded by the exons ATGGGTTTCACTTGCTCTCTCACTCCCGCTGTCACCATGGATCTTAGAGTGATGGTGATGCTGCTCTTTCTGTGTGCTCTGGCCGTCACAACCACTGAAG GTGGCATTCCTAAATGCTGTGTGACGACATCTATGTACATTCCAACCAATGTGCTGAGGAaggtggagagagcagagatgcagagaagcaatGGTGCCTGTGAGATCAACGCACTCGT ACTGCACGTGAAAGGGAAGAAGCTCTGTGCCCACCCAAAGGTAAAGAGAAAGCTGAAGAGGATGCAGAGAAAAAAGGGCGGAAAACAGAAAAAGCATTAG